One Malus sylvestris chromosome 14, drMalSylv7.2, whole genome shotgun sequence DNA segment encodes these proteins:
- the LOC126599965 gene encoding putative F-box/FBD/LRR-repeat protein At5g44950 isoform X2: MDGNRKLMAAGSYQRRGVRAFAKSMTDRISDLPDGVAHHILSFLAITDLTRFGCVSKRCKQLYLSTPSLDIDVFSDAHMVSCFKPLLSSLDRFLWMHRGVNKIQRFRIYWDDFRHDDFLRRNFLQDATFRLMTWIHNAVSCNVEVLEVDIRMLIDRERRPLFPLSVFLCGSLKSLFLNMGHILLKAPSLTSSSNLEYLKLRCVCIKDEGFFKWISSSCKCIKDLHLEYVDGMNNVTIESSSLKSFSFEMFDDAVDGDCHINISGEKLEEICIDWGDRPTGSRLLNIRAPNLKYLKWFGGLMMRQNLGELMCLEKAELSLKPEADDLNFLSEVLCSISRVKVLTLNNETSMALFNGGSTARLLGYVFHLCIYIGRFHDILVPGMVSVFGGLHNLNTLEIKSDHWSWDPEAYGSGFDMGYWGLQNLSFIHQLKEVTIELCAASNGIQFAKYILEHAQNLKKVKIFHSPWWRNDIAEVKKSKMASNIATVVFEEYRIPR; this comes from the exons ATGGATGGAAATCGTAAATTAATGGCAGCTGGAAGTTATCAACGTCGTGGAGTTAGAGCTTTTGCTAAGAGTATGACAGACAGAATTAGTGATCTTCCCGACGGAGTTGCTCATCAcattctttccttccttgctATCACAGACCTCACTCGTTTTGGCTGTGTGTCCAAAAGATGCAAACAACTTTATCTGTCAACCCCTTCATTGGATATTGATGTATTTTCTGATGCACATATGGTTTCCTGCTTTAAGCCGTTGTTGAGTTCTTTGGATAGGTTCTTATGGATGCATCGTGGCGTTAATAAAATACAACGATTTCGTATCTATTGGGATGATTTTCGCCATGACGATTTCCTTCGACGTAATTTTCTTCAAGATGCGACCTTTCGATTGATGACATGGATCCACAATGCTGTAAGCTGTAACGTCGAAGTCCTTGAGGTTGATATCCGGATGCTGATTGATCGGGAGAGACGACCTTTGTTTCCGTTGTCTGTCTTTCTTTGTGGATCATTGAAGTCTCTTTTCCTGAACATGGGCCATATACTTCTTAAAGCACCCTCACTTACTTCTTCCTCTAATCTTGAGTACTTGAAGTTGAGATGTGTTTGTATAAAAGATGAGGGTTTTTTTAAATGGATCTCAAGTTCATGTAAGTGCATCAAGGATTTACATCTTGAATATGTTGATGGAATGAACAATGTCACCATTGAAAGCTCCTCTTTGAAATCGTTTAGTTTTGAGATGTTCGATGACGCGGTTGATGGTGACTGCCACATCAACATCTCAGGTGAGAAACTTGAAGAAATATGTATTGACTGGGGAGATCGTCCTACAGGCAGCAGATTACTAAATATCCGTGCTCCAAATCTTAAGTATCTGAAGTGGTTTGGGGGTTTGATGATGCGCCAGAATTTGGGGGAACTAATGTGTTTAGAAAAAGCTGAACTTTCTTTGAAGCCTGAAGCGGATGACCTTAACTTCTTGTCTGAGGTTCTTTGCAGTATAAGCAGGGTTAAAGTTCTTACTCTAAACAATGAGACCTCCATG GCTCTGTTCAATGGGGGTTCGACGGCAAGACTATTAGgatatgtttttcatttgtgcATTTATATTGGACGTTTCCATGATATCCTAGTTCCAGGAATGGTCTCCGTTTTTGGAGGACTACATAATTTGAATACTTTGGAGATAAAGTCTGATCATTGGTCATGGGACCCTGAAGCTTAT GGTTCTGGGTTTGACATGGGGTACTGGGGTTTGCAAAACCTTTCTTTTATTCATCAACTCAAGGAGGTGACGATAGAGCTGTGCGCTGCATCTAACGGAATTCAGTTTGCAAAATATATCCTCGAGCATGCTCAGAATTTGAAGAAGGTGAAGATCTTTCATTCGCCTTGGTGGCGTAATGATATAGCAGAGGTAAAGAAAAGCAAAATGGCTTCCAATATTGCCACGGTTGTCTTTGAGGAATATAGGATACCCAGATGA
- the LOC126598323 gene encoding pentatricopeptide repeat-containing protein At1g08070, chloroplastic-like, with protein sequence MDRILLKIMQDCKSLKELKQTHLQIFVHGLQHTSFLLPKLLTLSSELGSLHYAYSIFQSSCCPNVVAYNTLIKCCIGKNRIDVLRVYNQMKASRIAPNSFTFTSLLRGCESFVALEDGTMVHADIVKMGFGSSVFVQNTLLDFYAKCGVGLDLASQVFGEMPERDVISWNTMIAAYMARGEIEPAMRLFHSMQERSIVTWNSVVSGLSKAGNMELAHSVFERMPERNEVSWNSLITAYIRLGDVKSAQCLFEQMPQKTVVSWTAMISGYTAIGDLESAMNLFNKMPFKNVVSWNAMIAGYVHNHMFDQALFVFRQMLIDGKCRPDQSTMISILSACTHLGSLEHGKWIESYIERNMLDLSIPLGNALIDMFAKCGDVESAKAVFKKMAKRCIITWTTMVSGLAINGLCREAIFLFDTMCLEGTKPDDVIFIAVLSACTHGGLVEEGKRIFNQMEQELNIKPRIEHYGCMVDLLGRAGKLEEAVRFLESMHLKPNAVIWGSLLGSCKIHGNGDLLESLTRRIMEQEPANPSYLTLISNLSASIGQWKDVLTYRLAMRQQGIEKVPGCSSIQLGNKIHEFLAYDTRHEQRKELYGVLSSLNEHLVAVSNGL encoded by the coding sequence ATGGACCGCATACTGCTGAAGATCATGCAAGACTGCAAGTCTCTCAAAGAACTGAAACAAACCCATCTTCAGATTTTTGTCCATGGACTCCAACATACTAGCTTTTTGCTTCCCAAGCTCCTCACTCTCTCCTCAGAACTGGGTTCTCTTCATTATGCCTATTCTATTTTTCAAAGTTCTTGTTGTCCCAATGTTGTCGCGtacaatacattgataaaatgCTGTATAGGAAAGAATCGTATAGATGTGTTGCGAGTGTATAATCAAATGAAGGCGTCTAGGATTGCGCCAAACAGTTTCACTTTCACTTCTCTTCTTAGGGGCTGTGAATCTTTTGTGGCCCTTGAAGATGGCACAATGGTTCATGCTGACATTGTCAAAATGGGTTTTGGCTCTAGTGTGTTTGTTCAGAATACCCTTTTGGATTTCTATGCTAAATGCGGAGTGGGGTTGGATTTGGCTTCCCAGGTGTTTGGTGAAATGCCTGAAAGAGATGTGATTTCATGGAATACTATGATTGCTGCTTACATGGCACGTGGTGAGATAGAACCTGCTATGCGATTGTTTCATTCAATGCAAGAGAGGAGCATTGTGACGTGGAACTCTGTTGTTTCTGGTCTTTCCAAAGCTGGAAATATGGAATTAGCTCATTCAGTTTTTGAGAGGATGCCAGAAAGAAATGAAGTTTCGTGGAATTCATTGATAACTGCGTATATACGGTTAGGTGATGTCAAGTCTGCACAGTGTTTGTTTGAACAGATGCCCCAGAAAACAGTAGTTTCTTGGACGGCCATGATATCAGGGTACACCGCTATTGGAGATCTTGAATCAGCGATGAACTTATTCAATAAGATGCCATTTAAAAATGTTGTGTCATGGAATGCTATGATTGCAGGTTATGTTCATAACCACATGTTTGATCAAGCACTTTTTGTGTTCCGCCAGATGTTGATAGACGGAAAGTGCAGGCCGGATCAGAGTACTATGATCAGTATACTATCTGCATGCACTCACTTGGGCTCTCTAGAACATGGAAAATGGATTGAATCCTATATTGAGAGAAACATGTTGGATTTGTCTATCCCCTTGGGCAATGCACTAATAGACATGTTTGCAAAGTGTGGAGATGTAGAAAGTGCAAAAGCAGTTTTTAAAAAGATGGCTAAAAGATGTATAATTACATGGACAACAATGGTTTCAGGTCTCGCTATTAATGGGTTGTGTAGAGAAGCCATATTTCTCTTCGATACTATGTGTTTAGAAGGAACAAAACCAGATGATGTCATTTTCATTGCTGTTCTGTCAGCTTGCACTCATGGAGGGTTGGTGGAAGAGGGCAAAAGAATATTTAACCAGATGGAACAAGAGTTGAATATCAAACCCCGAATAGAGCACTATGGTTGCATGGTTGATCTTTTAGGTCGGGCCGGGAAGTTGGAAGAAGCAGTCAGGTTCTTAGAAAGCATGCATTTGAAGCCAAATGCTGTCATTTGGGGAAGTCTACTTGGTTCCTGTAAGATTCATGGAAATGGAGATCTGTTAGAGTCTCTAACCAGACGGATTATGGAGCAGGAGCCTGCGAATCCCAGCTATTTAACTCTAATATCAAATTTGAGTGCATCAATTGGACAATGGAAAGATGTGCTGACCTATCGGTTAGCAATGAGACAGCAGGGAATAGAGAAAGTTCCTGGTTGTAGCTCAATCCAATTGGGTAACAAGATCCATGAGTTTCTAGCCTATGATACAAGGCATGAGCAAAGAAAGGAACTGTATGGAGTTTTAAGTAGTTTAAATGAACACTTGGTAGCAGTATCCAATGGATTATGA
- the LOC126598324 gene encoding putative F-box/FBD/LRR-repeat protein At1g66300, translated as MDGRQWLRVDRFNDLSDEVVHHILSFLSISDLACFGSASKRCKELCLSTPSLNFDELCHRDLSTSSKRLMLLSSLDRFLVRRGDEKLQKFRLVWDIDYFLVKEFSYEEEKFRVITWIHNAVKCNVEVLDLECGSFRMTLTPFPSCVFLCRSLRSLMVDMKLMVFKEPSSASFSNLECLKLRNVKIADEGFFKWFSCYCNCIKELCLEQVSGVQNITIESSSLLSFSFVNHSLTEQCQLSIAAEKLVDLVIDIKSIPHRKSINILAPNLTSMKWIGRLLIQQNLGEFIRLEKADLFFLKNGAYDFGIVSEFLCSICRVEVLILNAESLKVFACTKEGSMPRPLDNVRYLRIDIGSLLDDLVLAMICLFKTMPNLSTLHINTDRIFLHSKTESSGFDVERWKLEKPTFVSELEEVTIELPSGSNGIELSRYILEHAQHLRKMVIVHSPQQSHVRRTLKKSKKISNATIVFQKDLTRGR; from the exons ATGGATGGGAGACAGTGGCTTAGGGTTGACAGATTTAACGATCTTTCGGACGAAGTTGTTCATCACATTCTCTCTTTCCTCAGTATAAGTGACCTAGCCTGTTTTGGCAGTGCATCCAAAAGATGCAAAGAACTCTGTCTGTCAACTCCGTCGTTGAATTTTGATGAACTTTGTCATAGGGATCTGTCAACGTCCAGTAAGCGGTTAATGTTGTTGAGTTCTTTGGATAGGTTCTTGGTTCGTCGTGGGGATGAAAAGTTACAAAAGTTTCGTTTGGTTTGGGATATTGATTACTTTTTGGTGAAGGAATTTTCCTATGAAGAGGAGAAATTTCGAGTGATTACGTGGATCCACAATGCGGTAAAGTGTAACGTTGAAGTACTTGATCTTGAGTGTGGTTCATTTAGGATGACACTGACTCCATTTCCATCTTGCGTCTTTCTTTGTCGATCTTTGAGGTCTCTAATGGTGGACATGAAGCTTATGGTTTTTAAAGAGCCCTCCTCAGCTTCTTTCTCTAATCTTGAATGCTTGAAGTTGAGAAATGTTAAAATCGCAGATGAGGGGTTTTTCAAGTGGTTTTCATGTTACTGCAATTGCATCAAGGAATTATGTCTCGAACAAGTGTCTGGGGTGCAAAATATTACCATCGAAAGCTCGTCTTTGTTATCATTTAGTTTTGTCAATCACTCTTTGACGGAGCAGTGCCAACTAAGCATTGCAGCTGAGAAACTTGTAGACCTAGTTATTGACATTAAATCTATTCCACACAGAAAATCGATAAATATTCTTGCTCCAAATCTTACAAGTATGAAATGGATAGGGAGATTATTGATCCAGCAAAATCTGGGGGAATTCATTCGTTTAGAGAAAGCCGACCTTTTTTTTCTGAAGAATGGAGCATATGACTTTGGCATTGTGTCCGAGTTTCTCTGCAGTATATGCAGGGTCGAAGTTCTTATTCTAAATGCAGAGAGCCTCAAG GTTTTTGCTTGTACCAAGGAAGGTTCTATGCCAAGACCTTTAGATAATGTTCGTTATTTACGTATTGATATTGGGAGCTTGCTTGATGACCTAGTCCTGGCAATGATCTGTCTGTTTAAAACAATGCCAAATTTGAGTACTTTGCACATAAATACTGACAGAATCTTCCTCCATTCGAAAACTGAA TCCTCCGGGTTTGATGTAGAGCGTTGGAAATTAGAAAAACCTACTTTTGTTTCTGAACTTGAGGAGGTGACTatagaacttcccagtgggtctaATGGAATCGAGTTATCGAGGTATATACTAGAGCATGCTCAGCACTTGAGGAAAATGGTGATTGTTCATTCGCCCCAACAATCGCATGTGCGAAGAACATTAAagaaaagcaagaagatctccaATGCGACAATTGTCTTTCAGAAAGATCTAACAAGAGGGAGATGA